A window of the Acidovorax sp. YS12 genome harbors these coding sequences:
- a CDS encoding enoyl-CoA hydratase/isomerase family protein codes for MSRFNVKKVAVLGAGVMGAQIAAHLVNVKVPVVLFDLPAKEGPKSGIAERAIANLKKLKPSPIGVAEDADLIQAANYEEHLKLLKECDLVIEAIAERMDWKLDLYTKIAPFVAKHAIVASNTSGLSITKLSEALPEAIKPRFCGIHFFNPPRYMPLVELIPTPTTEPVVLDQLEAFVTSGLGKGVVRAKDTPNFIANRIGIAGMLSTMKEVENFGLSYDVVDDLTGKKLGRASSGTFRTADVVGLDTMAHVIKTLQDNLSLETDPFYGSFGTPAVLQKLIELGNLGQKTKAGFFKKVGRDILRFELESEEYVPAGQKADDVYARMLKRPAAERLQLLRNAEGAPGQFLWAILRNSFHYAALHLEAIADSARDVDQAMRWGFGMKQGPFELWQEAGWLEVARMVQEDIDAGKALCKAPLPQWVFEGPVAQAGGVHTAEGSWSPALGKFVPRRVLPVYQRQLFPEKLLGEASLPDWQTAGTTIAESRALRTWTLDGQVLIASIKNKMHAISPEVMEGLVEAVELAEAAYQGMVIWSGDAPFSVGADLEATMPAFVVGGADAIESVEQELQNLMMRIRYAQVPVVAAIHGMALGGGCELAVYSARRVAHMESYIGLVEVGVGLVPGAGGLTYIARRAAENMAKSTSRDLLPFLTEGFTGAAMAKVGTSAIESRKLGYLLDSDIIVPHKDEVLFVAINEAKAMAAGGWRAPLKRLFPVAGRSGLATIKAQLVNMRDGGFISAYDFKIASMIGDVVCGGDVDAGALVSEEYLLTLERKVFCHLIAQPKTHERILGMLNTGKPVRN; via the coding sequence ATGTCCCGATTCAATGTGAAAAAAGTCGCCGTTCTCGGCGCGGGCGTGATGGGCGCGCAGATCGCGGCCCACCTCGTCAACGTGAAGGTGCCCGTGGTGCTGTTCGACCTTCCCGCCAAGGAAGGCCCCAAGAGCGGCATCGCCGAGCGCGCCATCGCCAACCTGAAGAAGCTCAAGCCCTCGCCCATCGGCGTGGCCGAGGACGCCGACCTGATCCAGGCCGCGAACTACGAGGAGCACCTGAAGCTGCTGAAGGAGTGCGACCTGGTGATCGAGGCCATCGCCGAGCGCATGGACTGGAAGCTCGACCTGTACACCAAGATCGCTCCGTTCGTGGCCAAGCACGCCATCGTGGCGAGCAACACCTCGGGCCTGTCGATCACCAAGCTGAGCGAGGCGCTGCCCGAGGCCATCAAGCCGCGCTTTTGCGGCATCCACTTCTTCAACCCGCCGCGCTACATGCCGCTGGTGGAGCTGATTCCCACCCCGACGACCGAGCCCGTGGTGCTCGACCAATTGGAAGCCTTCGTCACCAGCGGCCTGGGCAAGGGCGTGGTGCGTGCCAAGGACACGCCCAACTTCATCGCCAACCGCATCGGCATCGCCGGCATGCTGTCCACGATGAAGGAAGTGGAGAACTTCGGCCTGAGCTACGACGTGGTCGATGACCTGACGGGCAAGAAGCTCGGCCGTGCGTCCTCGGGCACCTTCCGCACCGCCGACGTGGTGGGCCTGGACACCATGGCCCATGTCATCAAGACGCTGCAGGACAACCTGAGCCTGGAGACCGACCCGTTCTACGGCAGCTTCGGCACGCCCGCCGTGCTCCAGAAGCTGATCGAACTGGGCAACCTCGGCCAGAAGACCAAGGCCGGCTTCTTCAAGAAGGTGGGCCGCGACATCCTGCGCTTCGAGCTGGAGAGCGAGGAATACGTGCCCGCCGGCCAGAAGGCCGACGACGTGTACGCGCGCATGCTCAAGCGCCCCGCCGCCGAGCGCCTGCAACTGCTGCGCAATGCCGAAGGCGCGCCGGGCCAGTTCCTGTGGGCCATTTTGCGCAACAGCTTCCACTACGCCGCGCTGCACCTGGAGGCCATCGCCGACAGCGCGCGCGACGTGGACCAGGCCATGCGCTGGGGCTTCGGCATGAAGCAGGGCCCGTTCGAGCTGTGGCAGGAAGCCGGCTGGCTCGAAGTCGCCCGCATGGTGCAGGAGGACATCGACGCGGGCAAAGCGCTGTGCAAGGCGCCGCTGCCTCAATGGGTGTTCGAGGGCCCGGTGGCCCAGGCCGGCGGCGTGCACACGGCCGAAGGTTCGTGGAGCCCTGCGCTGGGCAAGTTCGTGCCGCGCCGCGTGCTGCCCGTGTACCAGCGCCAGCTGTTCCCCGAGAAGCTGCTGGGCGAGGCCAGCCTGCCCGACTGGCAGACGGCCGGCACCACCATTGCCGAATCGCGCGCGCTGCGCACCTGGACGCTGGACGGCCAGGTGCTGATCGCCAGCATCAAGAACAAGATGCACGCCATCAGCCCCGAAGTGATGGAAGGGCTGGTGGAAGCCGTCGAGCTGGCCGAGGCCGCGTACCAGGGCATGGTCATCTGGTCGGGCGACGCGCCGTTCTCGGTGGGCGCCGACCTGGAAGCCACCATGCCCGCCTTCGTGGTGGGCGGCGCCGACGCCATCGAGAGCGTGGAGCAGGAGCTGCAGAACCTGATGATGCGCATCCGCTACGCGCAGGTGCCGGTGGTCGCTGCCATCCATGGCATGGCGCTGGGCGGCGGCTGCGAGCTGGCCGTGTACTCGGCGCGCCGTGTGGCCCACATGGAAAGCTACATCGGCCTGGTGGAAGTGGGCGTGGGCCTGGTGCCCGGCGCCGGCGGCCTGACCTACATCGCCCGCCGCGCGGCCGAGAACATGGCCAAGAGTACCAGCCGCGATCTGCTGCCCTTCCTGACCGAAGGCTTCACCGGCGCCGCCATGGCCAAGGTGGGCACCAGCGCCATCGAGTCGCGCAAGCTCGGCTACCTGCTGGATTCCGACATCATCGTGCCGCACAAGGACGAGGTGCTGTTCGTCGCCATCAACGAAGCCAAGGCCATGGCCGCTGGCGGCTGGCGCGCCCCGCTCAAGCGCCTGTTCCCCGTGGCGGGCCGCAGCGGCCTGGCCACCATCAAGGCCCAGCTGGTCAACATGCGCGACGGCGGCTTCATCAGCGCCTACGACTTCAAGATCGCCAGCATGATCGGCGACGTGGTCTGCGGCGGCGACGTGGACGCGGGCGCCCTGGTGAGCGAGGAATACCTGCTCACGCTGGAGCGCAAGGTGTTCTGCCACCTCATCGCCCAGCCCAAGACGCACGAGCGCATCCTGGGCATGCTGAACACCGGCAAGCCGGTGCGGAACTAA
- a CDS encoding DUF2147 domain-containing protein: MRQALAAIALVAITAPALAQMTPVGLWRSFDEKTNEPKSEVRIGDNGGVLEGRIDKLLRKGADPAAKCTECRDELKDQPMVGLRIIKDAKKAEGKDVWEDGKILDPENGKFYTLRLTPIEGGKKLEVRGSIGPFGRTQTWQRVE; the protein is encoded by the coding sequence TAGCAATCACGGCACCCGCCCTGGCCCAGATGACCCCGGTCGGGTTGTGGCGCAGCTTCGACGAAAAGACCAACGAGCCCAAGTCGGAGGTGCGCATCGGCGACAACGGCGGCGTGCTCGAGGGGCGCATCGACAAACTGCTGCGCAAGGGTGCAGACCCCGCCGCCAAGTGCACCGAATGTCGCGATGAGCTGAAGGACCAGCCCATGGTGGGCCTGCGCATCATCAAGGACGCGAAGAAGGCCGAGGGCAAGGACGTGTGGGAGGACGGCAAGATCCTCGACCCCGAGAACGGCAAGTTCTACACCCTGCGCCTGACCCCCATCGAGGGCGGCAAGAAGCTTGAAGTGCGCGGCTCCATCGGTCCGTTCGGCCGCACGCAGACCTGGCAGCGCGTGGAGTAA